In the Pseudolabrys taiwanensis genome, one interval contains:
- a CDS encoding SPFH domain-containing protein, which yields MEALTFLIALVVLTIAVIAAGVKTVPQGFQWTVERFGRYRTTLLPGLNLIVPFIDQVGHKMNVQETVLDVPSQSVITKDNASVTVDGIVFYQVLTAAKAAYEVQNLHAAITNLTMTNIRTAIGALDLDETLSKRDEINDRLLHVLDAATQPWGTKITRVELKDIRPPDNVVASMSMQLTAEREKRASILQAEGVKQAAILRAEGEKQSQILAAEGRLAAANRDAEARERLAAAEAEATKAVSNAVQNGNVQALNYFVAQKYVDALNQIGHSPNVKLMLMPMEMTSVVSAVAGIAELTKNATTADKS from the coding sequence ATGGAAGCGCTTACGTTTCTGATCGCATTAGTCGTCCTGACGATCGCCGTCATTGCCGCGGGGGTGAAAACCGTGCCGCAGGGCTTTCAGTGGACGGTCGAGCGATTTGGCCGTTATCGGACGACGCTCCTGCCGGGCCTCAATCTGATCGTGCCGTTCATCGACCAGGTCGGCCACAAGATGAACGTGCAGGAAACCGTGCTCGACGTTCCGAGCCAGTCGGTCATCACCAAGGACAACGCCTCCGTCACCGTCGATGGCATCGTCTTCTATCAGGTGCTCACGGCGGCGAAGGCCGCCTATGAGGTGCAGAACCTGCACGCGGCGATCACCAATCTCACCATGACGAACATCCGCACCGCCATCGGCGCGCTCGATCTCGACGAGACGCTTTCCAAGCGTGACGAGATCAACGATCGCCTGCTGCACGTGCTCGATGCCGCGACGCAGCCCTGGGGCACGAAGATCACGCGCGTCGAGCTCAAGGACATCCGGCCGCCGGACAATGTGGTGGCGTCGATGTCGATGCAGCTCACCGCCGAGCGCGAAAAGCGTGCCTCGATATTGCAGGCCGAAGGCGTCAAGCAGGCGGCGATCCTGCGCGCCGAGGGCGAGAAGCAGTCGCAGATCCTGGCCGCCGAAGGTCGCTTGGCCGCCGCCAACCGCGACGCGGAAGCGCGCGAGCGTCTCGCCGCCGCCGAGGCGGAGGCGACCAAGGCCGTCTCCAATGCCGTGCAGAACGGCAACGTGCAGGCGCTCAATTATTTCGTCGCGCAGAAATACGTCGATGCGCTCAACCAGATCGGCCATTCGCCGAACGTGAAGCTGATGCTCATGCCGATGGAGATGACGAGCGTCGTCAGCGCGGTCGCCGGCATCGCCGAACTGACCAAGAACGCGACCACCGCGGATAAATCATGA
- a CDS encoding Bug family tripartite tricarboxylate transporter substrate binding protein produces MSRIATVFARLFFSCLCLTCAAASAGAADYPSRPVRIIVGYPPGGATDIVARIFGAYLSEKLGQQFVIENRAGAGNNLGTEAVVRAAPDGYTLILVNPANAVNASLYKKLNFNFIRDIAPVAGFIRVPNVMEVHPSIPAKTVAEFIAYVKANPGKVNIASSGNGTSIHLSGELFKMMTGLQMTHVPYKGSAPMLTDLLAGQVQVTFDNLPASIGHIKAGKLRALAVTTAVRSPELPDVPTVGDTVPGYEASAFFGLGAPKDTPKEVIAVINKQVNEGLKDPAILKKLADLGGLPLAGSPEEFGKVIASETAKWEKVVHAANLSVE; encoded by the coding sequence ATGTCACGGATCGCGACCGTTTTCGCTCGTCTATTCTTTTCCTGCTTATGCCTGACCTGCGCGGCCGCCTCGGCCGGCGCCGCCGACTACCCGAGCCGTCCGGTGCGCATCATCGTCGGTTATCCGCCGGGCGGCGCGACCGACATCGTGGCGCGCATCTTCGGCGCTTATCTGTCGGAGAAGCTCGGGCAGCAATTCGTCATCGAGAACCGCGCCGGCGCCGGCAATAATCTTGGCACAGAAGCGGTGGTGCGGGCGGCGCCGGACGGTTACACGCTGATCCTGGTCAATCCGGCGAATGCGGTGAACGCCTCGCTGTACAAGAAGCTCAACTTCAATTTCATCCGCGACATTGCGCCGGTCGCCGGCTTCATCCGCGTGCCGAATGTGATGGAGGTGCATCCGTCCATACCGGCGAAGACGGTCGCGGAGTTCATCGCCTATGTGAAAGCCAATCCCGGCAAGGTGAACATCGCTTCGTCCGGCAACGGCACGTCGATTCATCTGTCGGGCGAACTGTTCAAGATGATGACCGGGCTGCAGATGACGCACGTGCCCTACAAAGGCTCGGCGCCGATGCTCACGGACCTGCTCGCGGGTCAGGTGCAGGTCACCTTCGACAATCTCCCGGCTTCGATCGGTCACATCAAGGCGGGCAAGCTGCGCGCGCTCGCCGTCACGACGGCGGTGCGTTCGCCGGAACTGCCGGACGTGCCGACCGTCGGCGACACCGTGCCGGGCTATGAGGCCAGCGCCTTCTTCGGTCTCGGCGCGCCGAAGGACACGCCGAAGGAGGTCATCGCCGTCATCAACAAGCAGGTGAACGAAGGGCTGAAGGACCCGGCCATCCTGAAGAAGCTTGCCGATTTGGGCGGCCTGCCGCTCGCCGGCTCGCCCGAAGAGTTCGGCAAAGTAATTGCGTCCGAAACGGCCAAATGGGAGAAGGTGGTTCACGCCGCCAACCTGTCGGTCGAGTGA
- a CDS encoding SOS response-associated peptidase, with product MLRALFGYEEHPDFPARFNIAPTQPIPIVRLVDGKRHFVLVRWGLVPSWVKDPNAFSVLVNARGESVRDKPAFRSAMKYRRCLIPADGFYEWQARGSGPKQPFYVRAKSGKPLAFAGLWENWMGPNGEEMETALIVTTKPNQTLEPIHDRMPVIVPPEAFDLWLDTMHVDDETASVLIAPASDDLLEAYPVSVAVNRTANDNPKLLELFKPTDAPAVAAPAKARAPRAKPTQGDDGQGMLF from the coding sequence GTGCTCCGGGCCCTCTTCGGTTACGAAGAGCATCCCGATTTTCCGGCCCGGTTCAATATCGCACCGACGCAGCCGATTCCGATCGTGCGGCTTGTGGATGGCAAGCGGCATTTCGTCCTGGTGCGCTGGGGCCTGGTGCCGTCCTGGGTCAAGGACCCGAACGCCTTCTCGGTGCTCGTGAACGCGCGCGGCGAGTCCGTCCGCGACAAGCCGGCGTTCCGTTCCGCCATGAAGTACCGCCGCTGCCTCATTCCGGCCGATGGTTTCTACGAATGGCAGGCGCGCGGCTCCGGCCCGAAGCAGCCTTTCTACGTGCGGGCGAAATCGGGCAAGCCGCTTGCCTTCGCCGGCCTGTGGGAAAACTGGATGGGGCCGAACGGGGAGGAGATGGAGACGGCATTGATCGTCACCACCAAGCCGAACCAGACGCTCGAACCGATCCACGACCGGATGCCGGTCATCGTGCCGCCCGAGGCGTTCGATCTGTGGCTCGACACCATGCATGTCGACGATGAGACCGCGAGCGTGCTCATCGCCCCCGCATCCGACGATCTGCTCGAAGCCTATCCGGTGTCGGTGGCGGTCAACCGCACCGCCAACGACAATCCCAAACTGCTCGAGCTGTTCAAGCCCACCGACGCGCCGGCCGTGGCGGCTCCCGCGAAGGCGCGCGCACCGCGCGCCAAGCCCACGCAGGGCGACGACGGGCAGGGGATGTTGTTCTAG
- a CDS encoding GNAT family acetyltransferase, which yields MSKPALSFADATDDDVDAIVALWTRCGLTRPWNDPHADIALARRGPNAAVLVARDGQDIVASVMVGHDGHRGWFYYLSVDPAHQGCGFGRAITHAAEQWLAARGVQKAMLLVRADNTAVHDFYRALGYTDQPRTVFAKWLDGRDPTP from the coding sequence GTGAGCAAGCCGGCGTTGTCTTTCGCCGACGCGACCGATGACGACGTCGACGCGATCGTGGCGCTGTGGACGCGCTGCGGCCTGACGCGTCCCTGGAACGATCCGCATGCCGATATCGCGCTGGCGCGGCGCGGCCCGAACGCGGCGGTTCTCGTCGCGCGCGACGGACAGGATATCGTCGCATCCGTCATGGTCGGTCACGACGGCCATCGCGGCTGGTTCTATTACCTGTCGGTCGATCCGGCGCACCAAGGCTGCGGTTTCGGCCGCGCCATTACCCACGCTGCCGAGCAGTGGCTCGCCGCGCGCGGCGTTCAGAAGGCGATGTTGCTGGTGCGCGCGGACAATACGGCCGTGCACGATTTCTATCGCGCGCTCGGCTATACCGACCAGCCGCGCACCGTCTTTGCCAAATGGCTCGACGGACGTGACCCGACGCCGTAG
- a CDS encoding NfeD family protein, producing the protein MSFPIAFTPWAWAIAAVVVGFLELHVPGAYLIWIACAAAITAAVTFAVDLSYAGQLLTFVIACALSCGGGYFIYRRAMARRHAEPPLNRRDLDLVGAVGTAAEAFTGGHGRARIGDSVWLAEAKSDIPAGAPLVVKAVRGTVLVVEGAATRR; encoded by the coding sequence ATGAGCTTCCCGATCGCGTTCACGCCTTGGGCCTGGGCCATCGCCGCCGTGGTGGTCGGCTTTCTGGAGCTGCACGTCCCGGGGGCATATCTGATCTGGATCGCCTGCGCGGCGGCGATCACGGCGGCGGTGACCTTCGCGGTCGACCTGTCTTACGCGGGCCAGTTGCTGACCTTCGTCATCGCCTGCGCGCTGTCCTGCGGCGGCGGCTACTTTATCTACCGGCGGGCGATGGCGCGCCGCCACGCCGAGCCGCCGCTCAACCGCCGCGACCTCGATCTGGTCGGCGCGGTGGGAACCGCGGCGGAGGCGTTCACCGGCGGCCACGGGCGGGCGCGGATCGGCGACAGCGTCTGGCTGGCCGAGGCGAAGAGCGACATACCGGCCGGCGCGCCGCTGGTGGTGAAGGCGGTTCGGGGCACGGTGCTAGTGGTCGAGGGGGCCGCGACCCGGCGATAG
- a CDS encoding FAD-binding oxidoreductase: MNEQLRRAPAAGLMQRFAAIVGDRYAVTDQATLAPHLIEGRGLYHGHTSMMLRPGSVAEVQAILKLANETRTAVVPQGGNTGLVGGQIPLEGEIILSLTRLDKIRAVDPDSNAMTCESGVVLQKAQEAAASVDRLFPLSLGAEGSCTIGGNLSTNAGGTGALAYGVARDLMLGVEVVLADGRLMNLLSKLKKNNTGYDLRHLFVGAEGTLGIITAATLKMFPRPRAVETAFIGLSSPAAAVKLLNLAQARAGGTVTSFELIVRGVLDFAIKHGPGVRDPLGMRHPWYVLMEISSQNAEGLRDSVEQLLEAAAEEDLIEDATLAASLDQTKAFWHLRHMLPEVQKPEGGSIKHDVSVPVAAVPAFLEDAMTAVKEFIPGCRPVPFGHLGDGNMHFNVSQPVGADKDAYLARWAEMNAVVDKIVLKYDGSISAEHGIGMLKRASLPKVKDPVAIELMRGVKQMLDPNGILNPGKVL, encoded by the coding sequence ATGAACGAACAATTGCGCCGCGCGCCCGCGGCCGGGCTGATGCAACGCTTCGCCGCGATCGTCGGCGATCGCTATGCGGTGACCGATCAAGCGACGCTCGCGCCGCATCTGATCGAGGGCCGTGGGCTCTATCATGGCCACACTTCTATGATGCTGCGGCCGGGCTCGGTCGCGGAAGTGCAGGCGATCTTGAAACTCGCCAACGAAACGAGGACCGCGGTGGTGCCGCAAGGCGGCAACACCGGCCTCGTCGGCGGACAGATTCCGCTCGAGGGGGAGATCATTTTATCGCTGACGCGCCTCGACAAGATCCGCGCGGTGGATCCCGACTCCAACGCGATGACCTGCGAAAGCGGCGTCGTGCTGCAGAAGGCGCAGGAAGCGGCCGCCAGCGTCGATCGCCTGTTTCCGCTCTCGCTCGGCGCCGAGGGAAGCTGCACCATCGGCGGCAATCTTTCGACCAATGCCGGCGGCACCGGCGCGCTCGCTTACGGCGTCGCGCGCGATCTCATGCTTGGCGTCGAGGTAGTGTTGGCCGACGGCCGGCTGATGAATCTTCTGTCGAAGCTGAAGAAGAACAACACCGGTTACGACTTGCGCCATCTCTTCGTCGGCGCGGAAGGCACGCTCGGCATCATCACCGCCGCGACGTTGAAGATGTTTCCGCGTCCGCGCGCGGTGGAAACTGCGTTCATCGGCCTTTCCTCGCCAGCAGCCGCCGTGAAGCTTTTGAATCTTGCGCAGGCGCGCGCCGGCGGTACGGTGACGAGCTTCGAACTGATCGTGCGCGGCGTGCTCGACTTCGCCATCAAACACGGGCCCGGCGTCCGCGATCCGCTCGGCATGCGCCATCCGTGGTACGTGCTGATGGAGATCTCGTCGCAGAACGCGGAAGGTCTGCGCGACAGCGTCGAGCAATTGCTGGAAGCGGCGGCGGAAGAAGACCTGATCGAAGACGCGACGCTCGCTGCGAGCCTCGATCAAACCAAGGCGTTCTGGCATCTGCGCCACATGCTGCCGGAGGTGCAGAAGCCGGAGGGCGGCTCGATCAAGCACGACGTGTCGGTGCCGGTCGCCGCCGTGCCCGCATTTCTGGAAGATGCGATGACGGCGGTCAAAGAATTCATCCCCGGCTGCCGGCCGGTGCCTTTCGGTCATCTCGGCGACGGCAACATGCATTTCAACGTCAGCCAGCCGGTCGGCGCCGACAAGGATGCCTATCTCGCGCGTTGGGCGGAGATGAACGCTGTCGTCGACAAGATCGTGCTCAAATACGACGGCTCGATCTCGGCCGAGCACGGCATCGGCATGCTCAAGCGCGCGTCGCTGCCGAAGGTGAAGGATCCGGTCGCGATCGAGCTGATGCGCGGCGTCAAGCAGATGCTCGATCCGAACGGCATCCTCAATCCGGGCAAGGTGCTGTGA
- a CDS encoding L-threonylcarbamoyladenylate synthase, which yields MTAELGTRVLKADRDGIAAAARCLQAGGLVAFPTETVYGLGADAANGEAVARLYAAKGRPAFNPLIAHVADVAAARRLAVFDAAAEALAAAFWPGPVTLVLPKRPDCPVSDLALAGLDSVALRVPDHPVAHALLTAFAGPVVAPSANRSGHVSPTTAAHVLSDLRGRIDLVIDGGASGVGVESTIVSCLGEPTLLRPGGLPRAEIERVLGRPLAAAAVPTDDEAPVAPGMLSSHYAPKARLRLNADGVEAGEVLLAFGPPLAHAGAMLNLSPGGDLIEAAANLFSHLRALDASGARNIAVMTIPHDGLGEAINDRLARAAAPRP from the coding sequence ATGACTGCCGAGCTGGGAACGCGGGTCCTCAAGGCCGACCGAGACGGAATCGCGGCCGCCGCCCGCTGCCTGCAGGCCGGGGGGCTGGTCGCCTTCCCGACCGAGACCGTCTATGGGCTCGGCGCCGACGCCGCCAATGGCGAGGCCGTGGCCCGGCTCTACGCCGCCAAGGGCCGGCCGGCCTTCAACCCGCTGATCGCCCATGTCGCCGACGTTGCCGCCGCCCGGCGGCTTGCGGTGTTCGACGCCGCGGCGGAGGCCCTGGCGGCCGCCTTCTGGCCCGGACCGGTGACCCTAGTCCTGCCGAAGCGGCCGGATTGCCCGGTCTCCGATCTGGCCCTCGCCGGCCTCGACAGCGTCGCCCTGCGGGTGCCCGACCATCCGGTGGCGCATGCCCTGCTCACGGCCTTCGCCGGCCCGGTGGTGGCGCCCTCGGCCAACCGCTCCGGCCACGTCTCGCCGACCACCGCCGCGCATGTGCTGAGCGACCTGCGCGGGCGCATCGACCTGGTCATCGACGGCGGCGCCTCCGGCGTCGGCGTCGAATCCACCATCGTCTCCTGCCTCGGCGAGCCGACGTTGTTGCGGCCGGGTGGCCTGCCCCGCGCCGAGATCGAGCGCGTGCTCGGACGGCCGCTGGCGGCGGCCGCCGTACCGACCGACGACGAGGCGCCGGTCGCTCCGGGCATGTTGAGTTCGCACTACGCGCCGAAAGCGCGGCTGCGTTTGAATGCCGATGGCGTCGAGGCCGGGGAAGTATTGCTTGCCTTCGGCCCGCCGCTCGCTCACGCCGGAGCCATGCTCAATCTCTCGCCTGGCGGCGACCTGATCGAGGCGGCCGCCAATCTGTTCTCGCATCTGCGCGCGCTCGATGCTTCCGGGGCGAGGAACATCGCGGTAATGACAATCCCACACGACGGCTTAGGCGAAGCGATCAACGACCGCCTCGCCCGCGCCGCCGCACCGCGGCCATGA